TGGATGGCATTTATGAATATATAGCCGTTAACTCCCCCACCTACGCCAAAAAAACGGTGGACAGAATTACCCGCCGGTCGCAGCAAATCGCCGACCAGCCCTTTTCCGGGCGCAAAGTTCCTGAATATGAGTCTGATGATATTCGTGAGTTGATAGAAAACCCTTATAGATTAATTTATCGGATCAAGCCGGATCAAATAGACGTCCTGGCTGTAATCCACGGGGTGCGGTTGCTTCCGGAGGACTTATAATGGCCAATTCCTTGAGCGAAAGTTGGCCCGAAAAAGAGCCTGCCAGGCCGGCGTGGGCGTTATCATCATGAGAGACGGCAAGATTGTGGAGGATTTTTCCGAATAGTACGCCGTCAATGTTAACTGATTTGTTTTGATACAATTAGCGTCTTTTACTGATAAAAAAACTCGGGCAGTGCGAGGGAAATTCGCACCGCCCGGTTTTTTTTTAGCAGACCTGCCGATTGGGAATCAATCGTCAAGATGGTTATGGAAGCAGGAAGACCTGCCGTCCATTTTTAGAGAGGGCTATCGCCCATTTTTTTAGTGCGTTTTCATACGAACCCAACGGCTTTCCGCCGGAGTTCCTATTGTTTTTCAATGCGCACGGCGCAGGCCTTGTACTCCGCAGTCAGAGTCACGGGGTCAAAGGCCGGGTTGGTCAGCCAGTTGGCGTTGCCTTCCCGGAAGTGGAAGGCCATCCACACCATGCCCTTGGGCACTTCGGGCGTCACCCTGGCGCGCACGGTGACTTCTCCGCGGCGGGATTTGACCTTGATGTACTCCTTATCCTCAATGCCGAGAGCGTCGGCGTCTTCCAGGGAGATGTCCGCGGTTTCCTCGCCCAAAAGGTCGTTCAGGCCTTCGCAGCGCCCTGTCTGGGTGCGCGTGTGGTAATGGTACAGGCGCCGTCCGGTGGACAGGACCAGGGGATATTCCTCGCACTCCACTTCGGCCGGGGGCGTCCATTCCACGGACTGGAAATTGCCCAGGCCGCAGGTGAAATTGCCTTCCTTGTGTAGAAAGGAGGTTCCGGGGTGGCATTCGTCCGTACAGGGCCATTGGAGCCCGTCCCCTTCGATCCGGTTGTACCGGATGCCGAAGAAGTTGGGGGAGAACGCGGAAACCTCGTTATCCCAGATTTCCTGGCCGCTGTTGGATTCCCATTCGTGGCCGAAGCGCTTGGCGATCTGTTTGAAAATCCACCAGTTGGGCTTGGAGATTCCAGGGGGCTCGCTGGCTTTGCGCACCCGGTTCACCCGGCGTTCGCTGTTGGTGAAGGTGCCGTTGTTCTCGCTCCAGGCGCAGCCCGGGAGGATCACGTGGGCGAACCTTGTGGTCTCGTTCTGGAAGATGTCCTGGACCACCAGGAATTCCGCGGAGGCCAGTTCGTGCTCCACCTTGCGGATATCCGGTTCGGTGTTGGCCAAATTCTCGCCGAAGATGTAAAAGGCCCGGACCGATTTATCCACCAAGCCGTCCATCATCTGCGGGATCATGAGCCCCAGTTTGTCGGACAAGCCTTCCACGCCCCAGCACTTTTCGAACTTCTCCTTGGCCTTGGGATCGGTGACCGCCTGGTATCCGCAGTAGACGTTGGGCAGTGCGCCCATGTCGCAGGCACCCTGCACGTTGTTCTGACCGCGCAGGGGATTCACCCCGCCGCACTCCATGCCCATGTTTCCCAGAAGCATCTGGAGGTTGGCGGTGGACATAACGTTGTTTCTGCCGCAGGTATGCTCGGTAATGCCCAGGGTGTAGCAGAGCATGACCGGCTTGACCGAGGCAAGACGCCGGGCCGCGTCCACGATCAACTCAGGCTTAAGGCCCGTGATCTCCGCGGCTTTTTCCGGCGGATAATTCTCCACCTGGGCTTTGAGATTCTCAAAGTCCACCGTGCAGGATTGCACGAATTTCTTGTCGTACAGTTCTTCCTTAATCAGCACGTGCATGAGCCCGTTCAACAGGGCGATGTCTGAGCCCACTTTCAAGGGCAGATGGAGTTCGGCGAAATCCACCAGCTTGTGAGCCCTGGGGTCGGCTACAATGAGCCTCGCCCCGCTTTGCACGGCGTTCTTAAGAAAGGTGGAGGCCACAGGGTGGGCCTCTGTCATATTAGAGCCAATGACAAGGAACATTTTGGCTTTGTGGAACTCGCCAAAGGAATTCGTCATGGCGCCCGATCCAAAACTTGCCGCCAGACCGGCGACCGTGGGGGCATGTCAAGTGCGTGCACAATGGTCGATGTTGTTCGTCTTGAACACCGACCTGAACAGCTTCATCATCTGGTACGAGTCTTCGTTGATGCTCCTGGCGCAGCTTACGCCGGCCACGGAGTTCGGCCCGTACTTGTCGATGGCTTCCTTGAACTTGCTTGCCACCAGATCCAGGGCCTCGTCCCAGGATGCGTCCCGGAAAGTCCCGTCGTTGTTTCGGATCAGGGGATTGGTCAAACGCTCGTCGGAATAGATGAAGTCGTACCCGAAACGGCCCTTGACGCACAAACGGCCCTTGTTGGGAGAGCCTTCCTCCACGCCCGTGACCTTGGCGATCTTGCCGTCCACCACGTGGAGCATCTGCTGACAGCCCACGCCGCAGTAAGGACAGGTGGTGCGGATTTTCTCCGCTTTCCAGGGACGGAACTGATACCGGGCCTTTCTTTCCACCAGGGCGCCCACCGGACAGGCCTGGATGCACTCGCCGCAGTAAACGCAGTTGTCCTTGGCCACGGGGTACGCCTTGTCCGGGTTGGAAAAGGGGTCTTCCTCGAGGAAGCCTGTGTCAATGGCCAGGTTCACCTGGATTTCGTTGCAGGCCGCCACGCAGCGTCCGCAACGGATGCAGCGGGAGTAGTCCCGGATGATCAGGGGCTCGCCCTTTTTCTCGGGATACTGGCGGACCGTATGATCCTGATGGCCGCCGCCCGTGACCTGATACTCGTAGGCCAGTTCCTGCAGACGGCAGTCGCCCCAGGCCGGGCAAAGCTCGGTCGCGCCGTCGCTGGCCTGCACGCTTTGCTGAAAATTGGCCCAATCGCCGTTGTCCGACGACCCGATGGCGCAATTGTGGTTGCCCGAGTCCAGAAGATCCTTGATGCGCTGCTTACGCAAAGCCACGATGGCGGGAGTCTGGGTGCGAACCGCAATCCCCTCGTTGGCGGGCGTGGAGCAGGCCAGGACTTCCTCTCCGTTCATGTCCACCACGCACACCCCGCAATTGCCCGTGGGGGAAGCCCCCTTCATATGGCAAAGCGAGGGGATGGGCACATTGGCCGCCTCCGCCGCTTCCAGGATGGACTGCCCCTTTACGAATGAGACGGTCCTTCCGTTTAAAATAAAGCTCGGTTTCACGACATCCTCTCCTTGGATTGTTCTTAAAGCGCCTTTTTGCCTTTTATTTGAAAAAAGGCCTTGGCGAATCCGCTTGTTTCATTATATCAATTTTGGCATCACGATACTACCGTTATGCCAGAAATGTCACCACGCAACTATGTAACGGGGTCCTCTGAATTTGTCAATACCAATAAAGCGCAGACCCGCCAGGATTGCATTTCCATTCATTGATACTTTACAACAAGGTCGTCGCCGTACATGATGCTCTTTGCGCCGTTTTTATACCGGAACCTATTTTTTTATCAATTTTAAATATCAATATTAACAACATTAGTGCGCCCACATGCCTCCTTCTTGGCCGCCCAGCTATTTTTTGGGAAACCTTTTTCTTTGAGGTGCGTATGCCATGTTAGAAGCAAAGGCCATGCATCAAGGACGGGAAATGCCCAATGGACGACAAAGATATCATAAGGCGGGTTAAGAACGGGGATGTAGAGAGCTTTGCCTTGCTTGTCCGCAGGTATCAGGGCAATCTGATCGGATTCCTTACGAGGATGCTGGGAGACCGGGGCCTCGCTGAGGATGCGGCCCAGGATGTTTTTCTGAACATCTACAAAGCGCTGGACAGTTTTGACGAAAACAGAAACGTCCCCTTTGCAGCATGGTTGTTCATTACGGCGAAAAATGCGGCCATATCGCAAATCAGGAAGCAGGCCCTTCGCCGCTCCCTGCCGCTGGACGCCGCGGCCGAGCTTCCGGACTCCGCGCCTGGGGCCTTGTCCGTCCTTCTTTCCCATGAAAGGCGCCTTCACGTGAAAGAAGCCCTGGACGAAGTTCCTGAGCCGCATCGCAGTTCGCTCTTGTTCCAATTGGAGGGAAAAACCATCCGGGAAATAGCCGATCTCCAGGGGGCGACTGCCGGCGCAGTAAAAAGCCGCATCCATCGGGCGAAGGCGGCGCTTGTCCGCATCTTAGGCAAGGGAGGCTTGATCGACCATGAGTGACAATGCAAATAAGGCAGACTTTGTCCAAAGAACCATGGCGGCTGTGTACGCCTATGAGGAAAGCCGGCCGGCGGCCAGGCTTCGGCGGCATCCGGCGGTTGCTGATATCCTGATGAAAGCCGGCGCAGCAGGCGGCATCGGCCTTGGGTTGATCAGCACGGCCAGGCTGTTCGCTGCGGCCCTGGCGCCAGGGCTTTGCGGATAACGCGCCTGTTTTAACGACTCACACCGAATACTACGGAGAGACAATATGGATACCAACACAATAGTAGGGAAAAGCCGCAATGGATTTGCGGCCCTGGGCTTGAGCCTGGCCCTTCCCGGCCTGGGCCAGGTTTATAACGGCGAAGTCATAAAGGGCTTATGCTTTTTCGTACTGGTCATGGCGGCCCATTTTGCGGGCTTCGCCCTGGCGGTCCGTTTGCCGGACTCCCGGCTTTTTGGCGGGCTGCTGTTGACGCTTTCGTTGGTTCTTTTATTGTATCTGGGGATAGCCGCAGAGGCGTATCGAACCGCCAAAGAGATCAGCCATGCTTATATTTTGAAGCCGTACAACCGGGTTTATCTTTATGCGGCGATCTGGGTGCTGGGCGCCCTGCTCTATCTGTGCATCGGCCAATACACGCGGGCCAACTACGTCCATTTTTTCAAAATTCCATCCCACAG
The genomic region above belongs to Desulfatibacillum aliphaticivorans DSM 15576 and contains:
- a CDS encoding type II toxin-antitoxin system RelE/ParE family toxin; protein product: MKVLWTKNAIDHLDGIYEYIAVNSPTYAKKTVDRITRRSQQIADQPFSGRKVPEYESDDIRELIENPYRLIYRIKPDQIDVLAVIHGVRLLPEDL
- the fdhF gene encoding formate dehydrogenase subunit alpha, with translation MKPSFILNGRTVSFVKGQSILEAAEAANVPIPSLCHMKGASPTGNCGVCVVDMNGEEVLACSTPANEGIAVRTQTPAIVALRKQRIKDLLDSGNHNCAIGSSDNGDWANFQQSVQASDGATELCPAWGDCRLQELAYEYQVTGGGHQDHTVRQYPEKKGEPLIIRDYSRCIRCGRCVAACNEIQVNLAIDTGFLEEDPFSNPDKAYPVAKDNCVYCGECIQACPVGALVERKARYQFRPWKAEKIRTTCPYCGVGCQQMLHVVDGKIAKVTGVEEGSPNKGRLCVKGRFGYDFIYSDERLTNPLIRNNDGTFRDASWDEALDLVASKFKEAIDKYGPNSVAGVSCARSINEDSYQMMKLFRSVFKTNNIDHCARTUHAPTVAGLAASFGSGAMTNSFGEFHKAKMFLVIGSNMTEAHPVASTFLKNAVQSGARLIVADPRAHKLVDFAELHLPLKVGSDIALLNGLMHVLIKEELYDKKFVQSCTVDFENLKAQVENYPPEKAAEITGLKPELIVDAARRLASVKPVMLCYTLGITEHTCGRNNVMSTANLQMLLGNMGMECGGVNPLRGQNNVQGACDMGALPNVYCGYQAVTDPKAKEKFEKCWGVEGLSDKLGLMIPQMMDGLVDKSVRAFYIFGENLANTEPDIRKVEHELASAEFLVVQDIFQNETTRFAHVILPGCAWSENNGTFTNSERRVNRVRKASEPPGISKPNWWIFKQIAKRFGHEWESNSGQEIWDNEVSAFSPNFFGIRYNRIEGDGLQWPCTDECHPGTSFLHKEGNFTCGLGNFQSVEWTPPAEVECEEYPLVLSTGRRLYHYHTRTQTGRCEGLNDLLGEETADISLEDADALGIEDKEYIKVKSRRGEVTVRARVTPEVPKGMVWMAFHFREGNANWLTNPAFDPVTLTAEYKACAVRIEKQ
- a CDS encoding RNA polymerase sigma factor, with protein sequence MDDKDIIRRVKNGDVESFALLVRRYQGNLIGFLTRMLGDRGLAEDAAQDVFLNIYKALDSFDENRNVPFAAWLFITAKNAAISQIRKQALRRSLPLDAAAELPDSAPGALSVLLSHERRLHVKEALDEVPEPHRSSLLFQLEGKTIREIADLQGATAGAVKSRIHRAKAALVRILGKGGLIDHE
- the lepB gene encoding signal peptidase I, whose translation is MDTNTIVGKSRNGFAALGLSLALPGLGQVYNGEVIKGLCFFVLVMAAHFAGFALAVRLPDSRLFGGLLLTLSLVLLLYLGIAAEAYRTAKEISHAYILKPYNRVYLYAAIWVLGALLYLCIGQYTRANYVHFFKIPSHSMEPGVLAGDYVVADRLCYQHQSPQKGDVIVFVYPDDRSKVFMKRVAALPGDTVTLPGGRSEKVPHGRIFVIGDNQKDSLDSRKFGTVPLADVMGKIRVVYFSRGAEGVRWDRIGKIVGAVKDGNRH